A section of the Chlamydiota bacterium genome encodes:
- the ycfH gene encoding putative metal-dependent hydrolase YcfH, with translation MWIDTHAHLSSFEDEKCVAAIENAKKHDVWPIINICTDKETLEKGWQLSQNDAGIYHAAAITPHDVKKPQDFALFEKAAKDNKLVAIGETGLDYYYENSDRTLQKEWMIKHFLLALEVDLPLLIHCRDAFFDFFDLLDKHYLSSSQSKRGILHCFTGSLEDAKKAIDRGFYISFSGIVTFKNAKALQEIAKQIPLEHCVVETDAPFLAPQSKRGQVNEPAFVTEVGEAIAILKGVGVKEVERITTQNAEAIFSLELL, from the coding sequence ATGTGGATCGATACGCATGCGCATTTAAGCTCTTTTGAAGATGAAAAATGTGTTGCAGCGATAGAAAATGCAAAAAAACATGATGTTTGGCCCATCATTAATATTTGTACAGATAAAGAGACTTTGGAAAAAGGATGGCAACTTAGTCAGAATGATGCAGGCATTTATCATGCAGCTGCTATCACTCCTCACGATGTGAAAAAACCACAAGATTTTGCGCTTTTTGAAAAAGCTGCAAAAGACAATAAGCTGGTTGCAATTGGAGAGACGGGTTTGGATTATTATTACGAAAATAGCGATAGAACCTTGCAAAAAGAATGGATGATCAAGCATTTTTTACTGGCGCTTGAGGTGGACTTGCCGCTTTTGATTCATTGTCGTGATGCCTTTTTTGATTTTTTCGATTTGCTAGATAAGCATTATTTGTCTTCTTCGCAATCAAAGAGGGGGATTTTGCACTGTTTTACCGGATCGTTGGAAGATGCAAAAAAAGCGATCGATCGCGGTTTTTACATCTCATTTTCGGGCATTGTCACCTTCAAAAATGCAAAAGCTTTACAAGAAATTGCAAAACAAATTCCTCTTGAACATTGCGTGGTTGAAACCGATGCGCCCTTTTTGGCTCCCCAATCAAAAAGAGGACAGGTCAATGAACCTGCATTTGTCACAGAAGTGGGAGAGGCGATAGCTATTCTAAAAGGCGTTGGAGTCAAAGAGGTTGAAAGAATCACTACGCAAAATGCAGAGGCAATATTTTCATTGGAATTATTATAA
- the tolB gene encoding Protein TolB has protein sequence MQKLVVCVLFLASVFGKELSISLPTKSRLLPVLIEEVKGASLTDEYKRELLEALQFDFAVNAYTFVLDPKTLKKIHLSQMGDAFINFQSPKMQPYFTIQLNVEDEHLHVTFFNKEKTLVKHIRDIPLSLDAEKDRVVCHHIHDKIVKALLNIEGIASKKILFCKRNAKQNFQVIYSDYDAKNQRIVTDENENCLCPKFISSEGKSTQFLVVNYRSGQPKIHLGSLHSLEQKRLVKLAGQQLLPAISLQNNALAFISDRTTNIDLFVQFIDLKNKKASRPKQLFSYPNSTQSSPTFSPDGKQIVFVSDKTSRPHLYLMPTYIKKQITPLKITNKNEENTCPAWSFDGKRIAYVAKIDGVRQIWILEIKTQEEWQLTFDKKNKENPCFAPDNLHLIYNAQEDEDSNLYLIDLHQKKPVRITHGKQQKRFACFEM, from the coding sequence ATGCAAAAGCTAGTTGTATGTGTTCTTTTCTTAGCGTCGGTTTTTGGAAAGGAGCTTAGCATTTCTCTTCCAACAAAATCGCGTCTGCTTCCAGTGCTCATTGAAGAAGTGAAGGGTGCTTCTTTAACGGATGAGTATAAGCGCGAGCTTTTAGAAGCGCTTCAATTTGATTTTGCTGTAAATGCTTACACCTTTGTCTTAGATCCCAAAACGTTAAAAAAAATACATCTGTCCCAAATGGGTGACGCTTTTATCAATTTTCAATCTCCTAAAATGCAGCCCTATTTTACAATCCAACTTAATGTGGAAGATGAACATCTTCATGTCACTTTTTTTAACAAAGAAAAAACGCTTGTCAAACACATTCGAGACATTCCATTGAGCTTAGATGCTGAAAAAGACCGTGTGGTGTGCCATCATATCCATGATAAAATTGTCAAAGCACTGCTTAATATTGAAGGCATTGCATCAAAAAAAATACTATTTTGTAAAAGAAATGCAAAACAAAACTTTCAGGTTATTTACTCCGACTATGATGCTAAAAACCAAAGAATTGTCACTGATGAAAATGAAAATTGCCTCTGCCCAAAATTCATTTCTTCTGAAGGAAAATCGACACAATTTTTAGTCGTCAATTATCGCTCTGGACAACCTAAGATCCATTTGGGCTCTTTGCATAGCCTTGAGCAAAAACGGCTCGTAAAATTGGCAGGGCAACAGCTCCTTCCTGCAATTAGTTTGCAAAATAATGCCCTTGCTTTTATTTCCGACCGCACAACGAACATCGATCTTTTTGTGCAATTTATCGATTTAAAAAACAAAAAAGCCTCGCGCCCAAAACAGCTTTTTTCTTATCCCAATTCCACGCAAAGCTCTCCGACATTTTCACCCGATGGTAAACAGATTGTGTTTGTTTCAGACAAAACATCAAGGCCGCATTTATATTTGATGCCGACCTATATCAAAAAACAGATCACACCACTAAAAATCACAAACAAAAATGAAGAAAACACTTGTCCTGCATGGTCTTTTGATGGTAAAAGGATAGCGTATGTTGCAAAAATTGACGGTGTGCGCCAAATTTGGATTTTAGAGATTAAGACGCAAGAAGAATGGCAACTGACCTTTGATAAAAAGAATAAAGAAAATCCCTGTTTTGCACCTGATAATTTGCATTTGATATACAATGCACAAGAAGATGAAGATTCCAATTTATATTTAATTGATCTTCATCAAAAAAAGCCTGTGCGCATAACGCATGGCAAGCAGCAAAAACGTTTTGCCTGCTTTGAGATGTAA
- the racE gene encoding Glutamate racemase 1, whose amino-acid sequence MTDKSLPILILDSGIGGLFLTKHLHLALPNEDLVYLADTKNMPYGNRSKKELFDLACQNIEYLHRAFKCIFFACTTLSTNTQDEIAKKYSIPILGTHAPIQNYLETFKNEKKALIATSATIRALDSKKSNLLFPIETPLLAPLIEKDMHHPQLLDTLRTYLKLLQEKHILHLILGCTHYSLVYDQIQSIVGREVNVFDPTLECLEQLKKTFASNLNPQKKGHIEIFATKDLKRVTLFAQKELNIDVTQ is encoded by the coding sequence ATGACAGATAAAAGCCTACCTATCTTAATCCTAGATTCTGGAATCGGTGGGCTTTTTTTGACAAAGCACCTACATCTTGCTCTGCCTAATGAAGATCTTGTCTATCTGGCAGACACAAAAAATATGCCTTATGGAAATCGCTCCAAAAAAGAGCTTTTTGATCTCGCATGTCAAAATATTGAATATTTACATCGCGCATTTAAGTGCATTTTTTTTGCATGCACAACGCTAAGCACAAATACTCAAGATGAAATTGCCAAAAAATACTCCATTCCTATTTTAGGTACACATGCACCTATTCAAAATTATCTCGAGACATTCAAAAATGAAAAAAAAGCGCTCATTGCAACTTCAGCCACAATACGCGCGCTCGATTCAAAAAAAAGTAATCTGCTCTTTCCCATCGAAACTCCTCTTTTAGCTCCATTGATAGAAAAAGATATGCATCATCCACAACTTTTAGACACTTTGCGCACATATTTAAAACTTTTGCAAGAAAAGCACATCCTGCATCTAATTTTAGGCTGCACGCACTATTCTTTAGTTTATGACCAAATTCAATCTATAGTAGGTAGAGAAGTAAACGTCTTTGATCCAACCTTGGAGTGTCTTGAACAGTTAAAAAAAACGTTTGCAAGCAACCTCAATCCACAAAAAAAGGGCCATATTGAAATCTTTGCAACAAAAGATCTAAAGCGTGTTACACTCTTTGCACAAAAAGAACTAAATATTGATGTTACGCAATAA
- the exbB gene encoding Biopolymer transport protein ExbB, which translates to MDNVFFQSYFQSDAFGKSIFWILFFFSIVCWTIFIYKFVVFKKIYRFEKDFNQLLTQHKKEVLSFEKTSTLFNPFFAVYLKIKQKTLNHLNKNKTLNQTSNTSLSFEDLESITITADTAIQEQIQKLEKHSFLLSTIATLSPFMGLLGTVWGILISFSELQHATSLRETVLGGLSTALSTTVVGLIIAIPAIIFYNTLKNSIADLQMKLQSTALNVRDLIELQYKHS; encoded by the coding sequence TTGGACAACGTATTTTTTCAAAGCTATTTTCAATCCGATGCGTTTGGAAAATCTATTTTCTGGATTCTGTTTTTCTTTTCCATTGTTTGCTGGACCATTTTTATCTATAAATTTGTTGTCTTTAAAAAAATCTACAGGTTTGAAAAAGATTTTAATCAGCTGTTAACGCAACACAAAAAAGAGGTGCTCTCTTTTGAAAAAACATCTACACTTTTTAATCCTTTTTTTGCTGTCTACCTAAAAATTAAACAAAAAACACTTAATCATCTTAACAAAAACAAAACTCTCAATCAAACTTCCAACACTTCTTTAAGTTTTGAAGATTTAGAGTCTATTACCATAACGGCCGATACAGCCATTCAAGAACAGATCCAAAAACTCGAAAAACATTCTTTTTTGCTCTCTACCATTGCCACACTCTCACCTTTTATGGGACTTTTGGGAACCGTGTGGGGCATTTTGATCTCGTTTTCCGAGCTGCAACATGCAACGTCTTTGAGAGAAACGGTGCTTGGTGGACTTTCCACAGCGCTTTCTACCACGGTTGTCGGACTCATTATTGCCATTCCTGCCATCATCTTTTACAACACGCTTAAAAACTCTATCGCAGATCTTCAAATGAAGTTACAATCCACAGCACTCAATGTTAGAGATTTAATTGAACTCCAATATAAACATTCATGA
- the smc_3 gene encoding Chromosome partition protein Smc, whose amino-acid sequence MKRILFLLPLFFASCSSNTNGKTAKNDAVMQANMAISEAQMDLNDLKNEFKNLKVQYFGFDKKIEAYLSTLTHMKEQMQMQENTLKQIESLEEKLATLETTLKEQGKESSQVRSQVSLLEKRLEESQKKMAQLEDTLALAAEKIKLRR is encoded by the coding sequence ATGAAAAGGATTTTATTTTTATTGCCCTTGTTTTTTGCAAGTTGCAGTTCTAACACAAATGGCAAAACTGCCAAAAATGATGCGGTCATGCAGGCCAATATGGCCATTAGCGAAGCGCAAATGGATCTTAACGATTTAAAAAATGAATTCAAAAATCTGAAGGTTCAATATTTTGGATTTGATAAAAAAATCGAAGCTTATCTTTCTACACTCACACATATGAAAGAACAGATGCAAATGCAAGAAAACACGCTTAAACAGATTGAATCTCTCGAAGAAAAACTCGCCACCTTAGAAACCACTCTCAAAGAACAAGGAAAAGAGTCTTCTCAAGTTAGATCGCAGGTATCTCTACTTGAAAAAAGACTTGAAGAAAGTCAAAAAAAGATGGCTCAGTTAGAAGACACACTAGCCCTTGCTGCTGAAAAAATAAAACTTCGTCGATGA
- the pal gene encoding Peptidoglycan-associated lipoprotein, translating to MKKFLLLIPLFFLSSCSRSVSQMWDDTKTATSYMGRGFQAFFSGNNEEEQIAMNEDVFQISEDDFIPFDDQDLKAEKTLQATQEPGTGKIPTKSEFFTPPSHLAHIFSNIQFDLNNYQIKGGQNHQVLKQAAQYLKEHPEIYVFVEGHCDERGTAQYNYSLGAKRANTIRNVLVKEGINEGINPNRIFTVSCGKDQPLDPGHSQVSWKKNRRTEFKIYQP from the coding sequence ATGAAAAAATTCCTTCTTTTAATTCCACTTTTTTTTCTCTCTTCTTGTTCAAGGTCAGTTTCTCAAATGTGGGATGATACTAAGACAGCCACCAGTTACATGGGAAGAGGATTTCAAGCTTTCTTTTCCGGAAATAATGAAGAAGAACAAATTGCAATGAATGAAGACGTTTTTCAAATTTCCGAAGATGATTTTATCCCTTTTGATGATCAAGATTTGAAAGCGGAAAAAACTCTGCAAGCAACTCAAGAACCAGGAACTGGAAAAATACCAACAAAATCTGAATTTTTTACACCTCCTTCTCATTTAGCCCATATTTTTTCTAATATCCAGTTTGATTTGAATAATTACCAAATCAAAGGAGGACAAAATCATCAAGTACTAAAGCAAGCGGCTCAATATTTAAAAGAACATCCAGAAATTTACGTCTTTGTTGAAGGACACTGCGATGAAAGGGGCACTGCGCAGTATAACTATTCTTTGGGAGCAAAGCGTGCCAACACAATCAGAAATGTTCTTGTCAAAGAAGGCATCAACGAAGGCATCAACCCAAATCGTATTTTTACTGTCTCTTGTGGCAAGGACCAACCCCTCGATCCAGGACATTCTCAAGTCTCTTGGAAAAAAAATAGACGGACAGAATTTAAAATTTATCAACCCTAA
- the cseB gene encoding Transcriptional regulatory protein CseB, with amino-acid sequence MSEKKHIILIEDEEDIASLIKLQAEISGYKLHVENDGINGFEAIKREKPDLVLLDIMLPGQNGYDVCRKIKNDPELKNIPVIIMSAKTEEIDIILGLELGADDYVPKPFSPKILFSRIKAVLRRGTDEKKQEKVLNFNKFHLDLERYKLKKGNQEIPLTLSEFGILKRLILNMGRVLTRNQLLDNLHNDDAFVVDRNIDVHIAALRKKLGPSFRGIETVRGVGYRFRDDV; translated from the coding sequence ATGAGTGAAAAAAAACATATTATTCTGATCGAGGACGAAGAGGATATTGCGTCTTTAATTAAATTGCAGGCAGAAATTTCCGGATATAAACTACATGTTGAAAACGATGGCATCAATGGTTTTGAGGCGATCAAAAGAGAAAAACCCGATCTTGTTCTCTTAGATATCATGCTTCCTGGTCAAAATGGGTATGATGTCTGTAGAAAAATTAAAAATGATCCAGAGTTAAAAAATATACCTGTTATTATCATGTCAGCAAAGACAGAAGAGATCGATATCATTTTAGGGCTTGAACTTGGAGCAGATGATTATGTTCCCAAACCTTTTTCTCCAAAAATTTTATTTTCTCGTATCAAAGCTGTATTAAGACGGGGAACTGACGAAAAAAAACAAGAAAAAGTGCTTAACTTTAATAAATTCCATCTAGATTTAGAAAGATATAAGTTAAAGAAAGGCAATCAAGAAATTCCGCTAACGTTATCCGAATTTGGGATTTTAAAGCGCCTAATTTTAAACATGGGTAGAGTTTTAACGCGCAATCAACTATTAGATAACCTACACAATGATGATGCTTTTGTTGTAGACCGTAATATTGACGTGCATATAGCAGCGTTGAGAAAAAAACTAGGCCCTAGTTTTCGTGGCATTGAAACCGTGCGTGGTGTCGGCTATCGCTTCAGAGATGATGTTTAA